One window from the genome of Leptospirillum ferriphilum encodes:
- the atpD gene encoding F0F1 ATP synthase subunit beta — protein METGEIIQVIGPVVDVRFPEGSVPDIYAALIVEGNDIILETQQQIGEGVVRSIAMSTTDGLVRGMKVKNTGSPIQVPVGQSVLGRMMDVLGNPVDEAGPITAEARRSIHREPPGFEELASATEVFETGIKVVDLIAPFAKGGKTGLFGGAGVGKTVIIMELIRNIAMEHGGFSVFAGVGERTREGNDLWNEMKESKVIDKTSLVYGQMNEPPGVRLRVALTGLTQAEYFRDEERRDVLFFIDNIFRFTLAGAEVSALLGRMPSAVGYQPTLAVEMGGLQERITSTKKGSITSVQAVYVPADDLTDPAPATTFSHLDATVVLSRQIAELGIYPAVDPLDSTSRILDPMIVGDEHYGVARAVQKTLQKYKDLQDIIAILGMDELSDDDKRIVGRARRIQRFLSQPFFVAEVFTGSPGKYVSRQDTVKAFKEIVEGKHDELPEQAFYMVGTIEEALEKAEKLKAKG, from the coding sequence ATGGAAACAGGAGAAATCATTCAGGTGATCGGACCGGTCGTGGATGTCCGCTTCCCGGAAGGAAGCGTACCGGATATCTATGCGGCCCTGATTGTTGAAGGGAATGACATCATTCTGGAAACCCAGCAGCAGATCGGGGAAGGTGTTGTCAGATCGATTGCCATGTCGACGACGGATGGTCTGGTCCGCGGAATGAAGGTCAAGAATACCGGCTCACCAATCCAGGTTCCGGTCGGACAATCCGTCCTGGGCCGGATGATGGATGTTCTTGGAAATCCGGTGGACGAAGCCGGACCGATCACGGCGGAAGCCAGAAGATCCATCCACCGCGAGCCTCCTGGTTTTGAAGAGCTTGCAAGCGCAACCGAAGTCTTCGAAACGGGAATCAAGGTTGTCGATCTGATCGCTCCGTTTGCAAAGGGAGGAAAAACCGGTCTTTTCGGCGGAGCCGGAGTGGGCAAAACAGTGATCATTATGGAGCTGATCCGGAATATTGCCATGGAACACGGAGGCTTCTCCGTGTTTGCCGGAGTAGGGGAAAGAACCCGCGAGGGAAACGACCTCTGGAACGAAATGAAAGAGTCCAAAGTCATAGACAAAACCAGTCTTGTCTATGGACAGATGAACGAACCTCCGGGTGTTCGTCTGCGCGTCGCGTTGACAGGCCTGACCCAGGCGGAGTATTTCCGTGATGAAGAAAGACGGGACGTCTTGTTCTTTATCGACAATATATTCCGGTTTACTCTTGCCGGTGCGGAAGTTTCTGCTCTTCTGGGACGCATGCCATCGGCCGTCGGATATCAGCCAACCCTGGCTGTCGAAATGGGGGGGCTCCAGGAACGCATCACCTCCACCAAGAAAGGGTCGATCACTTCCGTTCAGGCCGTGTATGTCCCTGCCGATGATTTGACGGATCCTGCTCCCGCGACAACATTTTCCCATTTGGATGCCACGGTTGTTCTGTCACGCCAGATCGCGGAACTTGGTATCTACCCCGCTGTCGATCCCCTCGATTCGACATCCCGTATTCTTGACCCGATGATTGTCGGAGATGAGCATTACGGCGTTGCACGAGCCGTTCAAAAAACGCTCCAGAAGTACAAGGATCTTCAGGATATCATTGCGATTCTGGGTATGGACGAATTGTCAGACGACGACAAGCGTATTGTGGGCAGAGCGCGCCGGATTCAGCGGTTCCTCTCCCAGCCCTTCTTTGTGGCGGAGGTTTTTACGGGAAGTCCCGGAAAGTATGTTTCCCGTCAGGATACCGTCAAGGCATTCAAGGAAATCGTCGAAGGGAAACATGATGAATTGCCGGAACAGGCCTTCTACATGGTCGGGACGATTGAAGAAGCCTTGGAAAAAGCGGAGAAGTTGAAAGCGAAAGGGTAA
- a CDS encoding response regulator transcription factor: MKHVLLVEDDPVISQTLVMSLPYRGYEIDSVASLSDGWKRLSEGKYDMILLDIQLPDGTGFELCRRLREKDSIVPILMVTARTDEPSAVRALSMGADDYIRKPFGLDELTARMDRMVERKPNRNAWLTYRNIRINRPERMVWVDDAELSLGRREFEILCLLVRRGGEVVTREEILDALSDQSEMYDRTIDSHLSHLRKKIREIADHRIQILPVYGVGYRLEA; encoded by the coding sequence ATGAAGCATGTTCTGCTGGTCGAGGACGATCCGGTCATTTCCCAGACTCTTGTCATGAGCCTCCCCTACAGGGGATATGAGATTGATTCTGTCGCTTCCCTGTCTGATGGATGGAAACGCTTGTCGGAAGGAAAATACGACATGATCCTGCTGGACATCCAGCTTCCCGACGGGACCGGATTCGAACTTTGCAGGCGTCTTCGTGAAAAGGACAGCATCGTACCGATTCTGATGGTGACGGCCCGTACGGATGAACCATCCGCCGTTCGGGCTTTGTCCATGGGAGCGGATGATTATATCCGGAAACCCTTCGGTCTCGATGAATTGACGGCCAGAATGGACCGCATGGTGGAACGAAAGCCCAACAGGAACGCCTGGCTGACGTATCGGAACATCCGCATCAACAGGCCGGAGCGGATGGTATGGGTGGACGATGCTGAACTTTCGCTGGGACGCAGGGAATTTGAAATTCTCTGCCTTCTGGTCCGACGGGGCGGGGAGGTTGTCACCAGGGAAGAAATCCTCGATGCGTTGTCCGATCAGTCCGAAATGTATGACCGTACGATCGATTCCCATCTCTCTCATCTGCGCAAAAAAATACGGGAGATTGCCGATCACCGGATCCAGATCCTGCCTGTTTATGGTGTCGGCTATCGTCTGGAAGCCTAG
- a CDS encoding MGDG synthase family glycosyltransferase produces MIALFHATAGQGHQKAAEAVHKALLIQEYPCPQPVDTLELLRPGFRRLYRDGYHYLARKNRRLLEFLYRTTDHPGQGGFLHSSRLKIQKRLAPGFAPALQFRQPDVIVCTHFLPLELLWEKRSRPFSRSVIVAVLTDLFPHGLWIHPHVDHYVVPTEDARQELAGMGVPAERIHLLGIPVDPHFSRKKPTREARRNLGLPEKPTVLVLSGGFGTAPLCHVLDSFRDVKKDISLVLVAGRNERLRNALEARKNDFPFSVRVLGFTDNLSEWMDASDIVLTKPGGLTTSETLSKAIPMILLPPQGGQEKRNRDYLLFRHAAIPADAEGAGKTAVHLLENPEKCQTLIRSCRRLARPHAAESISAFLIDLDQRLTRSLP; encoded by the coding sequence ATGATCGCCCTTTTTCACGCCACCGCCGGTCAGGGCCACCAGAAAGCCGCCGAAGCCGTTCACAAGGCTCTTCTGATTCAAGAATACCCCTGTCCCCAGCCGGTCGATACGCTGGAACTTCTTCGACCTGGCTTCCGTCGTCTTTACCGGGACGGCTATCATTACCTCGCCAGGAAAAATAGGCGCCTCCTCGAATTTCTCTATCGGACCACCGATCATCCGGGACAGGGCGGGTTTCTTCATTCCAGCCGTCTGAAAATCCAGAAGCGTCTGGCCCCCGGATTCGCCCCGGCACTCCAGTTCAGACAGCCAGATGTGATTGTCTGCACGCACTTCCTTCCTCTGGAGCTTCTGTGGGAAAAGCGATCACGCCCGTTTTCCCGATCCGTGATCGTTGCCGTTCTGACGGATCTGTTTCCGCATGGACTCTGGATCCATCCTCATGTGGACCATTATGTCGTTCCAACGGAAGACGCCCGTCAGGAACTTGCGGGAATGGGAGTCCCCGCAGAGAGGATTCATCTCCTCGGCATTCCGGTAGACCCCCACTTTTCCCGGAAGAAACCGACCCGGGAAGCCCGGCGGAATCTCGGACTTCCAGAAAAACCCACCGTGCTTGTTTTGTCCGGAGGGTTCGGGACAGCTCCCCTGTGTCATGTCCTCGACTCTTTCCGGGACGTGAAAAAAGACATTTCCCTGGTTCTCGTGGCGGGCCGCAACGAACGTCTCCGAAACGCGCTCGAAGCCCGGAAGAACGACTTCCCTTTTTCTGTAAGAGTGTTGGGGTTCACCGACAATCTTTCCGAATGGATGGACGCGTCGGACATCGTCTTGACAAAACCGGGAGGATTGACGACATCGGAAACCCTCTCCAAAGCGATCCCCATGATCCTTCTGCCTCCCCAGGGAGGACAGGAAAAGCGAAACAGAGACTATCTTCTCTTCCGTCATGCCGCCATCCCGGCAGATGCCGAAGGAGCGGGGAAAACAGCGGTGCATCTTCTTGAAAACCCGGAGAAGTGTCAAACACTCATCCGGTCTTGTCGAAGACTCGCAAGACCTCACGCCGCCGAGAGCATTTCGGCCTTCCTCATCGATCTCGACCAGCGTCTTACCAGGAGTCTGCCTTGA
- a CDS encoding PQQ-binding-like beta-propeller repeat protein — protein MEIAKKRRINAIVLGLVVGCLFLGGRKTPLVADPLPVAPGGPFARVYLPQNAPVGEDRFFGPSSWEQMNKNPEHNASFHQKAGGPSWFYDGVGWRFAEARAWPLEEKNPFGTRTDGKIEAAAVQTQFYGNALGVSVVDGIVYAESDDMFAYALNARTGQLIWRTSPVGNHLMGNPIVKGRFVYLSAGGVGFNFANVVRYRKTGFAVRGMDVSYNGIYALDRKTGHVLWHHGSVGEAMPTPAVHKHVLFFATGSGSVHALDRRTGRSLWTTRLKGNDNMSSPAYSSGRIYLAMAVPPRLYSLDARTGKVLWSRTIRGAANTGMGDVSPAVSRGVVVMDTVTRPEKKGNEVTLQPVIVAFDAKTGKVLWEKRMRRGPRPPAFKGGVPMIAGHVVYVGSPVNGDYEARDLATGKRIWRWSRMSSSRSAPTLVDGRLFIAGEDHVYVLDPETGKELSKRKVGGRMGIISPTIVGGTVYLANSWDWIVAMPLSLWNVRATK, from the coding sequence ATGGAGATTGCCAAAAAACGGAGAATAAACGCGATCGTTCTGGGTCTTGTTGTTGGCTGCCTGTTTCTGGGTGGACGAAAGACGCCTCTTGTCGCCGATCCCTTACCGGTCGCTCCGGGCGGCCCATTTGCCAGAGTTTATCTTCCACAGAACGCCCCGGTGGGAGAAGACCGATTTTTTGGCCCCTCTTCCTGGGAACAGATGAATAAAAACCCGGAGCATAACGCCTCTTTTCATCAAAAGGCAGGTGGGCCGTCCTGGTTTTATGACGGCGTCGGCTGGCGGTTTGCAGAAGCCCGCGCCTGGCCTCTGGAAGAAAAAAACCCGTTCGGTACCCGAACAGACGGAAAAATCGAAGCTGCAGCTGTCCAGACGCAGTTCTACGGCAACGCTCTGGGCGTTTCCGTTGTGGACGGGATCGTTTATGCGGAATCGGATGATATGTTTGCCTATGCTTTGAACGCCAGAACCGGACAGCTGATCTGGCGGACCAGCCCGGTCGGCAATCACCTCATGGGAAACCCGATCGTCAAAGGGCGATTTGTCTATTTGTCTGCGGGGGGAGTCGGATTCAATTTCGCCAACGTCGTCCGTTATCGCAAGACAGGATTTGCGGTTCGCGGGATGGATGTCAGTTACAACGGGATCTATGCCCTGGATCGAAAAACCGGACATGTTCTCTGGCATCACGGATCGGTCGGAGAAGCCATGCCGACCCCGGCCGTCCATAAACATGTCCTGTTCTTTGCGACAGGTTCCGGGAGCGTGCACGCGCTGGACAGACGGACGGGAAGGTCCTTGTGGACGACCCGTCTGAAAGGCAACGACAACATGTCCAGTCCTGCCTACTCCTCCGGAAGAATTTATCTGGCGATGGCGGTTCCTCCACGTCTTTACAGCCTGGATGCCCGAACCGGCAAGGTTTTGTGGAGCCGTACGATTCGGGGAGCGGCGAATACCGGAATGGGGGACGTGTCTCCCGCCGTTTCCCGGGGAGTTGTCGTCATGGATACCGTGACCCGGCCGGAAAAAAAAGGAAATGAGGTCACCCTCCAACCGGTGATCGTTGCGTTCGATGCGAAAACCGGGAAGGTTCTCTGGGAGAAAAGGATGAGACGGGGTCCACGCCCTCCGGCATTCAAGGGCGGTGTTCCCATGATCGCAGGACATGTCGTCTATGTCGGGTCGCCTGTCAACGGCGACTATGAGGCGCGGGATCTGGCAACCGGAAAACGCATCTGGAGATGGAGCCGGATGTCTTCTTCCCGTTCTGCCCCGACTCTTGTTGACGGGCGTCTTTTTATTGCCGGAGAAGATCATGTGTATGTTCTTGATCCCGAAACCGGGAAAGAGCTGAGCAAAAGAAAGGTGGGAGGCCGCATGGGAATCATTAGTCCCACAATAGTCGGCGGGACGGTGTATCTTGCCAACTCCTGGGACTGGATTGTCGCGATGCCCCTCTCTCTCTGGAACGTCAGAGCGACCAAGTGA
- a CDS encoding UDP-2,3-diacylglucosamine diphosphatase gives MKYRTIWISDIHLGTRGCQAERLLHFLRNTESETLFLVGDIIDFWAMKRSWYWPETHNTVLQKILRKARHGTRVIYLEGNHDPVRKMLDFFLDNPFSSFGNIHILKEAVHKTADGRRFLVLHGDRFDALIRCAPLLVHLGDKGYDLLVRLNRVLHVCLSGIGVQSEWSLSKTVKSSVKSVLAYIESFELQIAREVRARGLDGAICGHIHKPAIKTLDSSVYHNDGDWVESCTALVEHPDGRMELVSWNRPDTTFEKDPAAYHDVSAPGDREEEEILATCPSFSAPEVHSGHAGERTSNREKGRHPVSWRRE, from the coding sequence TTGAAATACAGGACAATCTGGATTTCGGACATTCACCTCGGAACACGGGGGTGCCAGGCCGAACGACTGCTCCATTTTCTCCGCAACACCGAATCGGAGACTCTTTTCCTGGTCGGAGACATTATCGACTTCTGGGCGATGAAGCGATCCTGGTATTGGCCGGAAACCCATAATACCGTCCTCCAGAAAATCCTCCGGAAGGCCCGCCACGGAACACGGGTGATCTATCTGGAAGGGAATCACGACCCCGTGCGGAAAATGCTCGATTTTTTTCTCGACAACCCTTTTTCTTCCTTCGGGAACATTCACATTTTGAAAGAGGCCGTTCACAAGACGGCCGACGGCCGACGTTTTCTGGTTCTTCACGGGGACCGGTTCGATGCGTTGATCCGCTGCGCGCCTCTCCTCGTTCATCTCGGGGACAAGGGATACGACCTCCTTGTCCGGCTGAACCGGGTCCTTCATGTCTGCCTGTCGGGGATCGGGGTTCAATCGGAATGGTCGCTTTCCAAAACAGTCAAGAGTTCGGTGAAGTCCGTTCTGGCCTACATTGAAAGCTTCGAACTCCAGATCGCCCGGGAGGTTCGGGCCAGGGGTCTGGACGGAGCCATTTGCGGCCATATCCATAAGCCGGCCATCAAAACACTGGACTCCAGTGTCTACCATAATGACGGAGATTGGGTGGAAAGCTGCACTGCTCTCGTCGAACACCCGGACGGGAGAATGGAGCTCGTCAGCTGGAACCGGCCGGACACAACCTTCGAAAAGGATCCGGCGGCATATCATGACGTGTCGGCCCCGGGTGACCGGGAGGAAGAGGAAATCCTTGCAACCTGCCCGTCTTTCAGTGCGCCGGAAGTCCATTCGGGTCATGCCGGAGAAAGAACGTCCAATAGAGAAAAAGGTAGGCACCCTGTAAGCTGGCGGCGAGAATAA
- a CDS encoding sensor histidine kinase, translating into MNRKLFLQLLLISLSVSFVLGAAIITGIRSLNEAGEGPVQNPALKFMARVVERGGSYQATLQIFEAMRIKLGLGIMPVWIVGQDGEIYAETSPYGPLPVEWKSLVKPRKIHGIVAHYRPFHLTPDYMIIRLDSYVPTYLMVRIPNAGALQRTLLGQSVFLFGTMAASAFAGLLITFVYLRQKSLQAKDVLGRLEKGDLKARFPISRLDEAGSLMTDFNRMADAIERLVARVEETDRARQELLQELGHDLRTPMTSLRAAVDTLLSHGKVMSEEEREKFVRIIQAESHYFLRMIDDLFFIAEVGDPRYRKTAEEVDITQLLKTEIMQREDKDPKKQRSLSSRLLSDQKPLKIIGDPILLKRLFRNALQNARRYATTSVEVSIEKIKSEEGFSRARIRVLDDGPGIEPDEAAIFGKRRTRRFSIDRTLSDSEISLGLGSVIMAEIVRVHGGSLSVRNLKEAGLDQTGTELLIELPV; encoded by the coding sequence TTGAATCGAAAGCTCTTCCTGCAACTTCTGCTCATCAGCCTTTCCGTCTCCTTTGTTCTGGGAGCTGCCATTATCACGGGAATTCGCAGCCTGAACGAAGCCGGAGAGGGTCCTGTCCAGAATCCTGCCTTAAAATTCATGGCGAGAGTGGTCGAACGCGGGGGATCGTATCAGGCCACCCTTCAGATCTTCGAAGCGATGCGCATCAAGCTTGGACTTGGGATCATGCCGGTCTGGATCGTGGGACAGGATGGGGAAATCTATGCCGAAACATCTCCTTACGGACCTCTTCCGGTCGAATGGAAATCCCTTGTCAAACCGCGGAAGATCCATGGTATCGTCGCCCACTACCGCCCTTTTCATTTGACACCGGATTACATGATCATCCGCCTGGATTCTTATGTGCCCACGTATCTGATGGTACGCATTCCCAATGCCGGTGCTCTTCAGCGCACTTTACTCGGTCAATCGGTCTTTCTGTTTGGAACGATGGCGGCATCCGCCTTTGCCGGTCTGTTGATCACATTCGTCTACCTGCGCCAGAAGTCCCTTCAGGCAAAGGATGTTCTGGGTCGTCTTGAAAAAGGGGACCTGAAAGCGCGATTTCCGATTTCCCGTCTGGACGAAGCGGGGAGCCTCATGACCGATTTCAACCGGATGGCGGATGCGATCGAACGACTGGTGGCTCGGGTTGAAGAGACGGACAGGGCCAGGCAGGAGCTTCTGCAGGAGCTGGGCCATGATTTAAGAACACCGATGACGAGTTTGCGGGCAGCCGTCGACACCCTCCTGTCCCACGGAAAAGTCATGTCGGAAGAGGAAAGGGAAAAGTTTGTCCGGATTATTCAGGCGGAAAGCCACTATTTTCTCCGGATGATCGATGACCTGTTCTTTATTGCTGAAGTGGGAGATCCGCGGTACCGGAAGACAGCGGAAGAAGTCGATATCACCCAGCTCCTCAAAACCGAGATCATGCAACGGGAAGACAAGGACCCGAAAAAGCAAAGATCGCTTTCCAGCAGGCTTTTGTCGGATCAGAAGCCGCTGAAGATCATCGGAGATCCGATCCTTCTCAAGAGACTTTTTCGGAACGCGTTGCAAAATGCACGTCGGTACGCAACGACTTCCGTCGAGGTGTCGATTGAAAAAATCAAATCCGAGGAGGGGTTTTCCCGCGCGCGAATCCGGGTTCTGGATGACGGCCCGGGAATTGAGCCGGATGAAGCAGCGATCTTCGGAAAACGCCGGACAAGACGGTTTTCCATCGACCGGACGCTCTCCGATTCTGAAATTTCTCTTGGGCTCGGGTCGGTGATTATGGCGGAAATCGTGCGGGTTCATGGAGGATCCCTCTCCGTTCGCAACCTGAAGGAGGCCGGACTGGACCAGACCGGGACCGAACTTCTGATCGAACTTCCGGTTTAG
- a CDS encoding MFS transporter translates to MIASARSLIAARCLRSIAQGILLVDFTLYLRALGWTAVQLGALFTAGIFFQILLILLTGPLVDRLGPRPVLLSIGFLQGVVSLGPWVSQSNSVLWGAALFCGFGIGAGAASGPFSPVELAWLGRLVRPVERGKLYSFSNSAGFAGIGIGAFLGMFPERLAGPVHGPSLYQPVFPVFSAFLFASCILVAISPAPPPFQEEENSTLRRTREEENLLLGKLVLANALNGLGIGLFFPLLAWWFSTRFGRGPQSLGALFAMNYILIAVSSYMIARLSLLLGVVRSVLLTRGVGLVMLLILPFSPTFGVAFFIYVLRSIFNQGSVGSRQSLSLNLVGQKRHGLAGTVHIVSTQLPMAIGPYMTGALFHSGHMTWPFILAASLQGAYLFLYWTFFLRHDPNGLPAH, encoded by the coding sequence TTGATCGCTTCCGCCCGGTCGCTGATTGCAGCCCGATGTCTCAGGAGTATTGCCCAGGGAATTTTGCTCGTCGACTTTACGCTGTATCTGCGGGCTCTTGGCTGGACAGCTGTTCAGCTGGGAGCCCTTTTTACGGCCGGAATTTTTTTCCAGATCCTCCTGATTCTCCTGACAGGTCCCCTCGTTGACCGGCTGGGACCGCGTCCGGTTCTCCTGTCGATCGGTTTTTTGCAGGGCGTTGTCTCCCTCGGACCCTGGGTTTCGCAATCGAATTCTGTTCTTTGGGGCGCTGCGTTATTCTGCGGCTTCGGGATAGGCGCCGGTGCCGCATCCGGTCCTTTTTCACCGGTGGAGCTGGCCTGGCTCGGCAGACTGGTGCGTCCGGTGGAACGGGGAAAGCTATACAGTTTCAGCAACAGTGCGGGATTTGCCGGGATCGGCATCGGTGCCTTTCTGGGAATGTTTCCGGAAAGACTGGCTGGCCCGGTCCATGGACCCTCCCTTTATCAGCCGGTGTTCCCTGTTTTTTCCGCTTTTCTTTTCGCCTCCTGCATTCTGGTTGCGATCTCCCCTGCCCCGCCTCCTTTCCAGGAGGAAGAAAACAGCACCCTCCGGCGGACCCGGGAAGAGGAAAATCTCCTGTTAGGAAAGCTGGTTCTGGCCAACGCCCTGAACGGGCTGGGAATTGGTCTTTTTTTCCCTCTCCTGGCCTGGTGGTTCAGTACCCGTTTCGGTCGGGGTCCCCAAAGCCTGGGAGCCCTGTTCGCCATGAACTACATTCTGATCGCGGTTTCTTCTTATATGATTGCCCGATTGTCCCTCCTCCTCGGGGTCGTCCGTTCGGTCCTTCTGACCCGGGGGGTAGGACTTGTCATGCTTCTGATCCTGCCCTTTTCCCCGACCTTTGGCGTGGCGTTTTTTATTTATGTTCTCCGTTCCATCTTCAACCAGGGGTCTGTCGGATCCCGACAATCCCTGAGTCTGAATCTTGTCGGTCAGAAAAGGCATGGTCTTGCCGGGACGGTTCATATCGTCTCGACTCAGCTTCCCATGGCGATAGGACCTTACATGACAGGGGCTCTCTTTCATTCGGGACATATGACATGGCCCTTTATTCTCGCCGCCAGCTTACAGGGTGCCTACCTTTTTCTCTATTGGACGTTCTTTCTCCGGCATGACCCGAATGGACTTCCGGCGCACTGA
- a CDS encoding MBL fold metallo-hydrolase, with the protein MDNLRNAESGNYLPSEKEWTLLGQALGFEGSVMQELHFSPERTPHPLLPPSVLPVEESYFGYAVWTYLVLHPNDPKRGLLIDTGGIGNRLLDVLDRQGIVLDAILLTHGHSDHAGDLSRLGKRLPGVVFLSKSDLSLLDAPPPSSLQLREPQEVTDHLFREGWTIDVYPANGHTDGSVAYQTGGVLFVGDGIFCGSCGKPRTPDHFSDSLGTVARLLTTLPAETILVSGHGPFTTVYQERTWNPFYRATLQAEGRQK; encoded by the coding sequence ATGGATAATCTCAGAAACGCAGAGTCGGGGAATTATCTTCCGTCCGAAAAAGAATGGACACTCCTCGGACAGGCTCTTGGATTTGAGGGCTCGGTGATGCAAGAACTTCATTTTTCTCCGGAGAGAACCCCTCATCCTCTCCTTCCACCGTCTGTTCTCCCGGTGGAAGAATCTTATTTTGGCTATGCTGTCTGGACCTATCTTGTCCTCCATCCCAACGATCCGAAAAGAGGTCTTCTGATCGATACAGGCGGGATCGGAAACCGTCTTCTTGATGTCCTGGATCGGCAGGGAATCGTTCTGGATGCCATCTTGCTGACACATGGACATTCGGATCATGCCGGTGACTTGTCCCGGCTTGGAAAGCGACTTCCCGGGGTTGTTTTTCTTTCGAAATCGGATCTTTCCCTTCTCGATGCCCCCCCTCCCTCCAGCCTCCAGTTACGGGAACCGCAAGAGGTGACAGATCACTTGTTCCGGGAAGGATGGACCATTGATGTGTACCCCGCCAATGGTCATACCGATGGTTCCGTCGCTTACCAGACAGGAGGCGTTCTTTTTGTGGGAGATGGGATATTTTGCGGGTCTTGCGGAAAGCCTCGCACGCCGGACCATTTTTCCGATTCTCTCGGGACAGTCGCACGTCTTTTGACCACACTTCCCGCCGAAACAATCCTCGTGTCCGGACACGGACCTTTCACGACGGTTTATCAGGAACGGACATGGAATCCGTTTTACAGAGCGACCCTTCAGGCGGAGGGCCGGCAAAAATAA
- a CDS encoding dienelactone hydrolase family protein, translating into MTEKQQMPEFFDRSAISGIAAEECRITSSLGGAFARPKGSGPHPAMIVFMEAFGLNGFIKDFLRLLAAEGFFAVAPDLYEGKIYEYSDFSGAIGHLSRLKDDVVMEQTRQTLEWLEKRPDVQKDRTGALGFCMGGRLTFLSLTTFPEKLKAGVSYYGGSIGHEGLDGLGRKEVLSGAGRLKSPILLLYGAKDDSIPSEEHGRIAKTLSALDKTYLLSVYPDAPHGFSCWQRSSYREEAAMPAWKLARFFLENTLKNAGK; encoded by the coding sequence ATGACGGAAAAGCAACAAATGCCTGAGTTCTTTGATCGCTCTGCCATTTCCGGGATTGCGGCGGAAGAGTGCCGGATCACGTCTTCGCTTGGAGGAGCCTTTGCCCGTCCGAAAGGTTCCGGACCCCATCCGGCAATGATTGTGTTCATGGAAGCGTTTGGTCTCAACGGGTTTATCAAGGATTTTCTCCGTCTTTTGGCAGCGGAAGGCTTCTTCGCGGTCGCTCCCGATCTTTATGAAGGGAAAATCTACGAATACTCGGACTTTTCCGGAGCGATCGGACATCTGTCCAGGTTGAAAGATGACGTTGTCATGGAGCAGACCAGACAAACGCTGGAATGGCTCGAAAAAAGACCGGATGTGCAAAAAGACCGGACAGGCGCGTTGGGATTTTGTATGGGGGGAAGACTGACATTTCTCTCCCTGACGACATTTCCGGAAAAGCTGAAAGCGGGGGTTTCCTACTATGGAGGCTCTATCGGACACGAAGGTCTTGACGGGCTTGGCCGCAAGGAAGTCCTGTCAGGAGCCGGGCGCCTCAAGTCTCCGATTCTTCTTCTTTATGGGGCGAAGGACGATTCGATTCCTTCCGAAGAGCATGGCCGGATTGCAAAAACCCTGAGCGCTCTCGACAAAACATACCTCCTGTCGGTCTATCCGGATGCGCCTCACGGATTCTCCTGCTGGCAAAGGAGCTCTTACCGGGAGGAGGCCGCCATGCCCGCATGGAAGCTTGCCCGATTTTTTCTGGAAAATACATTAAAAAACGCCGGAAAGTAA
- the atpC gene encoding ATP synthase F1 subunit epsilon yields the protein MAFMLSLMTQERHLLSEEVDYIQAKGVEGEFGVLTGHTPFLTLLDIGELLVRNKESLYSYFVAGGVVEVLPDRVTVLADTIERAEEIDGKRAEEARQNAIEALKQPISPESRLGFEQVLKREGVRLKILSRRQSARHPGSLEE from the coding sequence ATGGCCTTCATGCTGTCATTGATGACACAGGAACGACATCTGTTATCGGAAGAGGTGGACTATATCCAGGCCAAAGGTGTGGAAGGAGAATTTGGTGTTCTGACCGGACACACTCCCTTCCTGACTCTTCTCGATATCGGAGAGTTGCTGGTGCGCAACAAAGAGTCCCTTTATTCATATTTTGTCGCCGGAGGAGTTGTAGAAGTTCTTCCGGACAGGGTCACGGTCCTGGCCGACACGATCGAACGGGCGGAAGAGATCGATGGAAAAAGAGCCGAAGAAGCTCGGCAAAATGCCATTGAAGCCTTGAAGCAGCCTATTTCACCCGAGTCCCGCCTGGGATTTGAACAGGTGCTGAAAAGAGAAGGTGTCCGGTTAAAAATTCTCTCCCGTCGCCAGTCGGCAAGACATCCGGGATCTCTTGAAGAATAA